From the genome of Sulfitobacter sp. DSM 110093, one region includes:
- a CDS encoding ABC transporter permease subunit — translation MDDALSAEAEMVHARPGRLREFWFYFRENRGAVIGLWIFAVFAFLALFGPWIAPHDATQQFRAATLQPPVWQDGGTWSHILGTDPLGRDMLSRLIVGARYSFFVGIVVVSIAASGGIIIGLISGFAPKWLDTIIMRIMDIILAFPSLLLALVLVAILGPSLTNAMIAIAIVLQPHYVRLTRASVLSERQKDYVTSARVVGAGTLRLMVVTVLPNCLAPIIVQAALSFSTAILDAAALGFLGMGAQPPTPEWGTMLAEAREFILRAWWVVTFPGLAILVTVLAINLMGDGLRDALDPKLKRS, via the coding sequence ATGGACGACGCACTCTCTGCCGAAGCCGAAATGGTACACGCGCGCCCCGGCCGCCTGCGCGAATTCTGGTTCTATTTCCGCGAAAACCGTGGGGCCGTGATCGGCCTGTGGATCTTTGCCGTCTTCGCCTTTCTGGCGCTGTTCGGTCCATGGATCGCACCGCATGACGCAACGCAACAGTTCCGCGCCGCGACGTTGCAGCCGCCTGTCTGGCAAGATGGCGGCACGTGGAGCCACATCCTTGGCACCGATCCGCTCGGTCGCGATATGCTGTCGCGCCTGATCGTCGGCGCGCGCTACTCCTTCTTTGTTGGGATCGTCGTGGTGTCTATCGCCGCTTCTGGCGGGATCATCATCGGGCTAATTTCGGGCTTTGCGCCCAAGTGGCTCGACACGATCATCATGCGGATCATGGATATCATTCTGGCCTTCCCGTCGCTGCTACTGGCGCTGGTGCTCGTGGCCATCCTTGGGCCATCGCTGACCAATGCGATGATCGCCATCGCCATCGTGTTGCAGCCGCATTACGTGCGTCTGACACGGGCGAGCGTGCTCTCGGAGCGGCAGAAGGACTACGTGACCTCGGCCCGCGTTGTGGGTGCTGGCACCCTGCGGCTGATGGTCGTGACCGTGCTGCCGAACTGCCTTGCGCCGATCATCGTGCAGGCCGCGCTGTCGTTTTCGACCGCGATCCTCGACGCCGCCGCGCTTGGCTTCCTTGGCATGGGGGCGCAGCCGCCCACACCCGAATGGGGTACCATGCTGGCCGAAGCGCGCGAGTTTATCTTGCGGGCGTGGTGGGTTGTGACCTTCCCCGGCCTTGCGATCCTCGTCACCGTGCTGGCGATCAACCTCATGGGTGACGGGCTGCGCGACGCCCTTGACCCGAAACTAAAGCGGAGCTGA
- a CDS encoding ABC transporter permease subunit: protein MLKYVLSRLATFIPTFIGVTLISFAFIRMLPGDPIVVMAGERGISEERYLELQQQFGFDRPIYVQFWEYFTGVLQGDLGNSFVTKRPVWDEFFSLFPATLELSVCAMIFAVALGLPAGVIAAVNRGKFFDRALMSTALVGYSMPIFWWALLLIIVFSGNLGWTPVSGRIDLLYYFPNATGFMLIDSIASGQDGAFTSALRHLLLPTIVLGTIPLAVIARQTRSAMLEVLGEDYIRTARAKGMSSGRINGIHALRNALIPVITVIGLSVGTLLAGAILTETIFSWPGIGKWMVDSIFRRDYPVVQGGLLLIAVMVMVVNLTVDMLYGIINPKIRKR, encoded by the coding sequence GTGCTGAAATATGTCTTGTCGCGCCTCGCGACCTTCATCCCTACCTTTATCGGCGTCACGCTGATTTCATTTGCCTTCATCCGCATGTTGCCGGGCGACCCGATCGTCGTCATGGCGGGCGAGCGCGGCATTTCCGAAGAACGCTACTTGGAACTGCAACAGCAGTTCGGGTTTGACCGCCCGATCTATGTGCAGTTCTGGGAGTACTTTACCGGCGTTCTGCAGGGTGATCTGGGCAACTCCTTTGTCACCAAACGGCCTGTTTGGGATGAGTTCTTCTCGCTCTTTCCGGCGACGTTGGAACTGTCGGTCTGCGCGATGATCTTTGCAGTGGCCTTGGGCCTGCCTGCGGGGGTGATTGCCGCCGTGAACCGGGGTAAGTTCTTTGACCGGGCGCTGATGTCGACCGCACTTGTGGGCTATTCGATGCCGATCTTCTGGTGGGCGCTGCTGCTGATCATCGTCTTTTCGGGCAACTTGGGCTGGACGCCAGTTTCGGGCCGGATTGATCTGCTTTACTACTTCCCCAATGCCACGGGCTTTATGCTGATCGACAGTATCGCCTCTGGGCAGGACGGGGCGTTTACGTCGGCGCTGCGGCACCTGTTGCTGCCGACCATCGTGCTGGGCACCATCCCGCTTGCCGTGATCGCGCGGCAGACCCGTTCGGCGATGCTCGAAGTGCTGGGCGAAGACTATATCCGCACCGCGCGGGCCAAGGGCATGTCCTCGGGCCGGATCAATGGCATCCACGCCCTGCGCAACGCGCTTATCCCCGTCATCACCGTGATCGGCCTGTCGGTCGGCACGCTGCTGGCGGGCGCCATTCTGACCGAGACGATCTTTAGCTGGCCGGGCATCGGCAAGTGGATGGTCGACAGCATTTTCCGCCGCGACTACCCGGTGGTGCAGGGTGGCCTGCTGCTGATCGCCGTCATGGTCATGGTCGTGAACCTCACCGTTGACATGCTCTATGGCATCATCAACCCCAAGATCAGGAAACGCTAA
- a CDS encoding aspartate/glutamate racemase family protein, with protein sequence MTPPVQSETLDCRLREDDPVRLGAMLLSTDMTFERDAARLIDPAQAALHVARIAFENPTTPERLRAMTPDMARTAALLVPGIKLSAIAFCCTSASVAIGNPAVREAIGEGLPGVPVITPASAAIAGFAALGVTRVAMLTPYLPETAAPLAAYFEEQGLQVMRNGAFGLEDDRDMARIDDASIIDGAKALDGVEVEAFFLSCTSLRGVDVIDRIEAALGKPVVTSNQALCWALQRMGGLTGRPDGYGRLFDCDMPSAHAQGIIP encoded by the coding sequence GTGACACCCCCTGTGCAAAGCGAAACGCTTGACTGCCGTTTGCGTGAAGATGACCCCGTGCGCCTTGGTGCGATGCTGCTGTCGACCGACATGACCTTTGAGCGTGACGCCGCGCGGCTGATCGACCCCGCGCAGGCCGCACTGCATGTGGCGCGGATCGCTTTTGAGAACCCCACCACCCCCGAACGCCTGCGTGCCATGACACCGGATATGGCACGCACTGCGGCGCTGCTGGTGCCGGGGATCAAGCTTTCGGCAATCGCCTTTTGCTGCACCTCGGCCTCTGTCGCGATTGGTAATCCTGCGGTACGCGAGGCCATCGGCGAAGGGCTCCCCGGCGTGCCGGTCATCACCCCCGCCTCTGCCGCCATCGCGGGCTTTGCCGCGCTTGGCGTGACGCGGGTGGCAATGCTCACCCCCTATCTGCCCGAAACCGCCGCGCCGCTGGCCGCCTATTTCGAGGAACAGGGCCTACAGGTCATGCGCAACGGCGCCTTCGGGTTGGAAGACGACCGCGACATGGCGCGGATCGACGACGCAAGCATCATCGACGGCGCCAAAGCATTGGACGGAGTGGAAGTAGAGGCATTTTTCCTCTCCTGCACCTCCCTGCGCGGCGTCGACGTGATCGACCGGATCGAAGCCGCTTTGGGCAAGCCGGTCGTGACCTCAAACCAAGCGCTGTGCTGGGCATTGCAACGAATGGGCGGGCTCACGGGCCGTCCCGATGGCTATGGCCGTCTGTTCGACTGCGACATGCCAAGCGCCCATGCACAGGGCATCATTCCGTGA
- a CDS encoding dipeptide ABC transporter ATP-binding protein, producing the protein MTAPVMTADALERHYQVGGGFLRKTQTLKAVAGLDFQLHPGKTLAVVGESGCGKSTLARMVTMIEEPTAGSLTLDGKQVRPEDWADLRQHVQIVFQDPYGSLNPRQQIGTILQEPLVINRKDMSKKQREEKAREMLRLVGLRPEHYDRYPHMFSGGQRQRIAVARALMLDPKVLVLDEPVSALDLSIQSAILNLLVDLQEKMQLAYLFISHDLSVVRHVADDVIVMYLGRAVEKGPKDEVFENPRHPYTAALLSATPRADPEGGKERIKLQGELPSPLAIPEGCPFAPRCWKVQDVCRKERPVLEGAPHPAACYFPVDE; encoded by the coding sequence ATGACTGCCCCCGTAATGACCGCCGACGCGCTAGAGCGTCACTATCAGGTTGGTGGCGGCTTCCTACGCAAGACGCAGACATTGAAGGCTGTTGCGGGCCTCGATTTCCAACTGCACCCCGGTAAGACGCTGGCCGTGGTGGGCGAAAGCGGCTGTGGTAAGTCCACGCTGGCGCGGATGGTCACGATGATCGAAGAGCCGACCGCGGGCTCCCTCACACTCGACGGCAAACAGGTGCGACCCGAGGATTGGGCCGACCTGCGCCAGCATGTGCAGATCGTGTTCCAAGACCCCTATGGCTCGCTCAACCCGCGCCAACAGATCGGCACGATCCTGCAAGAGCCGCTGGTGATCAACCGCAAGGACATGTCCAAGAAGCAGCGCGAGGAAAAGGCGCGCGAAATGCTACGCCTTGTCGGTCTGCGGCCTGAACACTACGACCGCTACCCGCATATGTTCTCGGGCGGTCAGCGCCAGAGGATCGCGGTGGCGCGGGCGTTGATGCTGGACCCCAAGGTGCTGGTGCTGGACGAGCCTGTCTCGGCGCTTGATCTGTCGATCCAGTCGGCGATCCTGAACCTATTGGTGGACCTGCAGGAAAAGATGCAGCTGGCGTATTTGTTCATCAGCCATGACCTTTCTGTCGTGCGTCACGTCGCTGATGATGTGATCGTCATGTATCTGGGCCGCGCTGTCGAGAAGGGGCCGAAGGATGAAGTCTTTGAGAACCCGCGCCATCCCTATACGGCGGCGCTGCTCTCCGCGACGCCCCGCGCCGATCCCGAAGGCGGCAAAGAGCGGATCAAGCTGCAGGGCGAACTGCCCTCGCCACTGGCGATCCCCGAGGGCTGCCCCTTTGCGCCACGTTGCTGGAAGGTGCAGGATGTCTGCCGGAAAGAGCGCCCCGTGCTTGAGGGCGCGCCGCATCCGGCAGCCTGCTACTTCCCCGTCGACGAGTGA
- a CDS encoding universal stress protein has product MFTHILAPYDGSINADRALMKASEMSKLTGAKVTLLTIYRHHSMLEASLSMVRVNDPGNIDDAMQAHATEIISHGKQLMKDAGVENVRAFVRSGRPARAVTEFAKKHNADLIVIGSRGLGATGDSYLLGSVSHKVTGLAKCPVLVV; this is encoded by the coding sequence ATGTTCACCCATATCCTTGCCCCTTATGACGGCTCGATCAATGCAGATCGGGCGCTGATGAAAGCTTCCGAGATGTCCAAACTGACCGGGGCAAAGGTGACCTTGCTGACGATCTACCGGCACCATTCGATGCTGGAGGCGTCGCTGTCGATGGTGCGGGTGAACGATCCGGGCAATATCGACGATGCGATGCAGGCCCATGCGACCGAGATCATCAGCCACGGCAAACAGTTGATGAAAGACGCGGGCGTAGAGAATGTGCGCGCTTTCGTGCGCTCGGGCCGACCGGCGCGGGCAGTGACCGAATTTGCCAAGAAACATAATGCCGATCTTATCGTCATCGGCTCTCGCGGGTTGGGGGCGACGGGCGATAGCTATCTGCTCGGATCGGTGTCACACAAAGTCACGGGGCTTGCGAAATGCCCCGTGCTTGTCGTCTAG
- the doeA gene encoding ectoine hydrolase DoeA (DoeA (degradation of ectoine A) is also called EutD (ectoine utilization D).), whose amino-acid sequence MTTYEANFTNSEYQRRVDRTRKTMAARNMDAIVVSDPSNMSWLSGYDGWSFYVYQAVIVTHEGEPVWWGRGMDALGARRTVFMEDDCIRGYDDSYVQNPEKHPMEDLSALLSEMGLENARIGVEMDNYYYSARAHDTLKTKLPKATFMDATALVNWERAVKSEREIEYMERAARIVEEMHVRILEVAVPGMRKNDLVAEIYATGIRGAQGFWGDYPAIVPMAPSGMDATAPHLTWDDRPMQPNEATFFEIAGAHRRYQCPQSRTLFFGDVPQKYRDAEQAVLEAIDAGLEQAKPGNKAEDIANAFNKTLNKAGFEKDSRCGYAIGISYPPDWGERTISFRRGDTTILEPNMTFHFMPALWLDDGGLEITEPIRITETGHECFCTTPRKLFVSA is encoded by the coding sequence ATGACCACGTATGAGGCGAATTTTACAAACAGCGAGTACCAGCGCCGGGTCGACCGAACGCGCAAGACCATGGCCGCGCGCAACATGGATGCGATCGTGGTCAGCGACCCGTCGAACATGTCTTGGCTGTCTGGCTATGACGGTTGGTCGTTCTACGTGTACCAAGCGGTGATCGTGACACATGAAGGCGAGCCGGTCTGGTGGGGCCGCGGCATGGACGCGCTTGGCGCACGGCGCACCGTCTTCATGGAGGATGACTGCATCCGCGGCTACGATGACAGCTACGTCCAGAACCCCGAAAAACACCCGATGGAAGACCTCTCGGCCCTTCTAAGCGAGATGGGGTTAGAGAACGCGCGCATCGGCGTCGAGATGGACAACTACTACTACTCCGCCCGCGCCCATGACACGCTGAAAACCAAGCTGCCCAAGGCGACCTTTATGGATGCCACGGCGCTGGTGAACTGGGAACGCGCGGTGAAGTCCGAGCGCGAGATCGAATACATGGAACGCGCCGCGCGGATCGTCGAAGAGATGCACGTTCGTATCCTCGAAGTTGCCGTGCCCGGCATGCGCAAGAACGATTTGGTGGCCGAGATCTATGCCACCGGCATTCGCGGCGCTCAGGGTTTCTGGGGCGACTACCCCGCCATCGTGCCCATGGCCCCGTCGGGCATGGACGCCACCGCGCCCCATCTGACGTGGGACGACCGACCCATGCAGCCCAACGAGGCGACCTTTTTTGAGATCGCAGGTGCCCACCGGCGCTATCAGTGCCCGCAATCGCGCACGCTGTTTTTCGGGGATGTGCCGCAGAAATACCGCGACGCCGAACAGGCGGTGCTAGAGGCCATCGACGCAGGGCTGGAGCAAGCCAAGCCCGGCAACAAGGCCGAAGACATCGCCAATGCATTCAACAAGACGCTCAACAAGGCTGGGTTTGAGAAGGACAGCCGCTGCGGCTATGCCATCGGCATCAGCTATCCGCCCGACTGGGGCGAGCGCACGATTTCTTTCCGCCGGGGCGATACGACGATCCTAGAGCCAAACATGACCTTCCATTTCATGCCCGCGCTCTGGCTAGATGATGGCGGGCTAGAAATCACCGAGCCGATCCGCATCACCGAAACCGGCCATGAATGTTTCTGCACCACACCGCGAAAGTTGTTTGTTTCCGCATGA
- the doeB gene encoding N(2)-acetyl-L-2,4-diaminobutanoate deacetylase DoeB translates to MTSNPITPTIPLDKPGAHHGFLRLPYSRDDSAWGSVMVPITVINGGDGPTALLTGGNHGDEYEGPIALQELAATLDPAEVTGRVIILPMMNQPAFAAGRRCSPIDGGNMNRSFPGSPGGTVTQKIAHYIATELVPLADIVLDYHSGGRTLDFLPFAAAHILPDKKQEAACMAAMEAFNAPYSMKMLEIDNRGMFDTEVEEQGKVFVTTELGGAGTSTAKSVAVARKGARNLLIHAGILAGEPEMAETVMLDMPDGRCFTFSETNALLEPLVDLGDEVTEGQAIARLWPSDRSGQAAIMAHAQLSGILTARHVPGLVKMGDCIGVVAQVV, encoded by the coding sequence ATGACCAGCAATCCCATCACCCCGACCATCCCGCTCGACAAACCCGGCGCGCATCACGGGTTTCTCCGCCTACCCTACAGCCGCGATGACAGTGCTTGGGGCTCTGTCATGGTGCCGATCACAGTCATAAATGGCGGCGACGGCCCCACGGCGCTGCTGACAGGCGGCAACCACGGCGATGAATACGAAGGGCCGATTGCCCTGCAGGAACTGGCAGCCACGCTGGATCCGGCAGAGGTCACGGGCCGCGTCATCATCCTGCCGATGATGAACCAACCCGCCTTTGCCGCTGGCCGCCGCTGTTCGCCCATCGACGGCGGCAATATGAACCGCAGCTTTCCGGGCAGCCCCGGCGGCACGGTAACCCAAAAGATCGCGCATTACATCGCGACCGAACTGGTGCCGCTGGCCGATATCGTGCTGGATTACCACTCCGGCGGGCGCACGCTGGATTTCCTGCCCTTTGCCGCCGCGCATATCCTGCCCGACAAGAAACAGGAGGCCGCCTGCATGGCCGCGATGGAGGCGTTCAACGCCCCCTATTCGATGAAGATGCTAGAGATCGACAACCGCGGCATGTTCGACACGGAAGTGGAGGAACAGGGCAAGGTATTTGTTACCACCGAACTCGGCGGCGCGGGCACGTCGACCGCCAAAAGCGTCGCCGTCGCCCGCAAAGGCGCGCGCAATCTGTTGATCCATGCAGGGATTTTGGCTGGCGAGCCCGAGATGGCAGAGACTGTGATGCTCGACATGCCCGATGGGCGCTGCTTCACCTTTAGCGAGACCAACGCCCTGCTAGAGCCGCTCGTTGATCTGGGGGATGAAGTGACCGAAGGCCAAGCCATCGCGCGGCTCTGGCCCAGCGACCGCAGTGGTCAGGCCGCGATCATGGCCCATGCGCAGCTCAGCGGTATCTTGACCGCCCGGCATGTGCCGGGGCTGGTCAAGATGGGCGATTGCATCGGCGTGGTGGCGCAGGTGGTCTAA
- a CDS encoding ABC transporter substrate-binding protein produces MSFTTKLATGAMLAALGASAASAQSLVYCSEGSPEGFDPALYTAGTTFDASSHPIYNRLAEFKVGTTEVVPALAESWEVSEDGMTVTFKLRQGVKFHSNDQFTPTRDFNAEDVIFSFDRQGNEENPYNKVSGGTWEYYGGMSMPDLIESIEKVDDYTVAFNLTRPEAPFIANMAMDFASIVSKEYADAMMEAGTPEMVNQAPIGTGPFQFQAYQKDAVIRYLRNDEYWGDPAKVESLIFAITPDASVRYQKVQAGECHVTAYPNPADVQAMKDAEDIVVMEQEGLNVGYLAYNTQVAPFDNANVRKALNMAIDKQAIIDVVFQGSGEIAKNPIPPTMWSYNDAIEDDNYDPEAAKAMLEEEGVTDLSMKIWAMPVQRPYNPNARRMAELMQEDFSKVGVDVEIVSYEWGEYLERSKSKDRDGAVLLGWTGDNGDPDNFLAVLLGCDGVEKSNRAQWCNEEFDALIQKAKVLPTQEERAPLYEEAQQIFKDQAPWATIAHSVVYMTMRPEVENYVVHPLGGHIFNQVGLKQ; encoded by the coding sequence ATGTCTTTTACAACGAAATTGGCCACCGGCGCCATGCTGGCGGCACTGGGTGCCTCGGCGGCTTCGGCCCAATCGCTGGTCTATTGCTCCGAAGGCTCGCCCGAGGGTTTTGACCCGGCGCTTTACACAGCTGGCACCACATTCGATGCTTCCAGCCACCCGATCTACAACCGTCTGGCCGAGTTCAAAGTCGGCACGACCGAAGTCGTGCCTGCGCTGGCTGAAAGCTGGGAAGTCAGCGAAGACGGGATGACCGTGACCTTCAAGCTGCGTCAGGGTGTGAAATTCCACTCCAACGACCAGTTCACGCCGACACGCGACTTCAACGCCGAGGACGTTATCTTTAGCTTTGACCGTCAGGGCAACGAAGAGAACCCCTACAATAAGGTTTCCGGCGGCACGTGGGAATACTACGGCGGCATGTCCATGCCCGACCTGATCGAGAGCATCGAAAAGGTCGACGATTACACCGTGGCCTTCAACCTGACCCGCCCCGAAGCGCCTTTCATCGCCAACATGGCAATGGATTTCGCCTCGATCGTGTCCAAGGAATATGCCGACGCGATGATGGAAGCTGGCACACCTGAGATGGTGAACCAAGCGCCCATTGGCACAGGCCCGTTCCAGTTCCAAGCCTACCAAAAAGACGCGGTCATCCGTTATCTGCGTAACGACGAATACTGGGGCGACCCGGCCAAAGTCGAAAGCCTGATCTTTGCGATCACGCCTGACGCTTCCGTGCGTTACCAAAAGGTGCAGGCGGGTGAATGCCACGTGACGGCATATCCGAACCCTGCCGATGTTCAGGCGATGAAAGACGCCGAAGACATCGTCGTGATGGAGCAAGAAGGCCTGAACGTCGGCTACTTGGCTTACAACACGCAGGTCGCGCCCTTCGACAACGCCAACGTCCGCAAGGCGCTGAACATGGCGATCGACAAACAGGCGATCATCGACGTGGTGTTCCAAGGTTCCGGCGAAATCGCCAAGAACCCGATCCCGCCGACCATGTGGTCCTACAACGACGCCATCGAAGACGACAACTATGACCCCGAGGCCGCCAAAGCGATGCTTGAGGAAGAGGGCGTCACCGACCTGTCCATGAAAATCTGGGCAATGCCGGTTCAGCGTCCCTACAACCCCAACGCCCGCCGTATGGCCGAGCTGATGCAGGAAGACTTCTCTAAAGTTGGCGTCGATGTTGAAATCGTCTCCTACGAATGGGGTGAGTATCTTGAGCGTTCCAAGTCCAAGGATCGTGATGGCGCCGTGCTGCTGGGTTGGACCGGTGACAACGGCGACCCAGACAACTTCCTCGCGGTTCTGCTGGGCTGTGACGGTGTCGAGAAATCCAACCGCGCCCAGTGGTGCAACGAGGAATTCGACGCGCTGATCCAGAAAGCCAAGGTTCTGCCAACCCAAGAAGAGCGTGCGCCGCTGTACGAAGAAGCGCAGCAGATCTTCAAGGATCAAGCCCCCTGGGCCACTATCGCGCATTCGGTTGTTTACATGACCATGCGCCCCGAAGTTGAAAACTATGTTGTGCACCCACTGGGTGGCCACATCTTCAACCAAGTTGGCCTGAAGCAGTAA
- a CDS encoding ABC transporter ATP-binding protein, protein MSLLRIRNLSVDFATASGKFRAVDSVDQDVDTGEILAIVGESGSGKSVSMLALMGLLPWTATVTADELTFDGHDLLKMDRRARRKIVGNDLAMIFQEPMSSLNPCFPVGWQIKESLRFHLGLNRAERHKRAIELFEQVGIPDPEKRLSVFPHQMSGGMNQRVMIAMAIACKPKLLIADEPTTALDVTIQAQILDLLTSLREETGMGLVLITHDMGVVAETAERVSVQYAGQKIEEQQVLPLFREPHHPYTAALLDALPERATEKRLPTIPGVVPGQFDRPAGCLFSPRCKFANDKCRNQNPPPLGEELGKARCFYPLNTDERVAS, encoded by the coding sequence ATGTCTCTTCTGCGTATCCGCAACCTATCGGTCGATTTCGCCACTGCCTCGGGCAAGTTCCGCGCCGTGGACTCGGTTGACCAAGATGTCGACACCGGCGAAATCCTCGCCATTGTCGGCGAAAGTGGCTCGGGCAAATCGGTGTCGATGCTGGCGCTGATGGGCCTGCTGCCTTGGACCGCCACCGTCACCGCCGATGAGCTGACCTTCGACGGTCACGACCTGCTGAAAATGGACCGCCGCGCCCGGCGCAAGATTGTCGGCAATGACTTGGCGATGATCTTTCAAGAGCCGATGTCCTCGCTCAACCCCTGCTTCCCGGTGGGCTGGCAGATCAAGGAATCCCTGCGCTTTCACCTTGGCCTGAACCGGGCCGAGCGGCACAAACGCGCCATCGAGCTGTTTGAGCAGGTTGGCATCCCGGACCCGGAAAAGCGCCTGTCGGTCTTTCCGCACCAGATGTCGGGCGGGATGAACCAGCGGGTGATGATCGCCATGGCGATTGCCTGCAAACCCAAGCTCTTGATCGCGGATGAACCGACAACCGCGCTCGACGTAACCATTCAGGCGCAGATCCTCGATCTGCTGACCTCGCTGCGCGAAGAAACGGGCATGGGATTGGTGCTGATCACCCACGATATGGGTGTGGTGGCCGAAACTGCAGAACGTGTGAGCGTGCAATATGCGGGTCAGAAGATCGAAGAGCAGCAGGTGCTGCCGCTCTTCCGTGAGCCGCACCACCCTTATACGGCGGCGCTCTTGGACGCATTGCCCGAACGGGCCACTGAGAAACGCCTGCCGACGATCCCCGGCGTTGTGCCGGGCCAGTTCGACCGGCCTGCGGGCTGCCTGTTCTCGCCACGCTGCAAGTTCGCCAATGACAAATGCCGCAACCAGAACCCGCCGCCCTTAGGCGAGGAACTGGGCAAGGCGCGTTGTTTCTATCCGCTCAACACCGATGAAAGGGTCGCGTCATGA
- a CDS encoding Xaa-Pro peptidase family protein produces the protein MSNSLNDRLSAYADIAAALSVDAVALVPGPNFTRAVDHAFMSHERPFLLVIPANGPAAALVPNLELGSWEVVGFDGAVFDWRDQTGYDDAFAALMQHLNITSLAVEGQVMRVFVHHALKKAQPDLRIIDAEREISAPRMIKTEAEVAALQEAINISERALRATLDSVKLGQTEKEIEQKLVQMVFAEGADDLSFAPIVAAGDGSARPHAKAREDYRVKAGDALLIDFGARKHGFAADITRTVFLGHVSDEGREVYDTVLRANLAGLDATRAGVTAHEIDDVVTGVLEASPYADRIRTKTGHGLGRDVHEAPYIMRGNHMTLPAGTVYTNEPGLYEIGNFGVRIEDDVLITEDGYKSLTNFPKELMVLPC, from the coding sequence ATGTCCAATTCACTGAATGATCGCCTCTCGGCCTATGCCGATATCGCCGCCGCACTATCGGTGGACGCCGTGGCGCTGGTGCCCGGCCCGAATTTCACCCGCGCTGTCGACCATGCCTTCATGAGCCACGAGCGCCCCTTTCTTTTAGTGATCCCCGCTAACGGCCCCGCCGCCGCTTTGGTGCCCAATCTTGAATTGGGCAGCTGGGAAGTGGTCGGCTTTGACGGTGCCGTTTTCGATTGGCGCGACCAAACCGGCTATGACGATGCCTTTGCCGCACTGATGCAGCATCTGAACATCACCTCGCTGGCCGTTGAGGGCCAAGTCATGCGCGTCTTTGTGCATCATGCGCTGAAGAAAGCGCAGCCCGACTTGCGGATCATCGACGCCGAGCGTGAAATTTCCGCTCCGCGCATGATCAAGACCGAGGCCGAGGTCGCCGCCCTGCAAGAGGCCATCAACATCTCCGAACGCGCCCTCCGCGCTACGCTCGATTCCGTGAAGCTCGGCCAGACCGAGAAAGAGATTGAGCAGAAACTGGTGCAGATGGTCTTTGCCGAAGGCGCGGATGATCTGTCCTTTGCGCCCATCGTCGCTGCCGGTGACGGCTCTGCCCGTCCCCATGCCAAAGCGCGCGAGGACTACCGCGTCAAAGCGGGCGATGCGCTGCTGATCGACTTTGGTGCGCGTAAACACGGCTTTGCCGCCGACATCACCCGCACGGTTTTCCTTGGCCATGTCAGCGACGAGGGGCGCGAGGTTTATGACACCGTGCTGCGCGCCAACCTCGCCGGGCTCGACGCCACTCGTGCAGGCGTCACCGCGCATGAGATCGACGATGTGGTGACCGGCGTGCTCGAAGCCTCGCCCTACGCCGACCGCATCCGCACCAAGACCGGCCACGGCCTTGGCCGCGATGTGCATGAAGCGCCTTATATCATGCGCGGCAACCATATGACTTTACCCGCCGGAACGGTGTACACCAACGAACCCGGCCTCTATGAGATCGGCAACTTTGGGGTGCGCATCGAAGATGACGTGCTGATCACCGAAGATGGCTACAAATCCCTGACCAACTTTCCGAAGGAACTGATGGTGCTACCGTGCTGA